In one Pseudomonas sp. MM211 genomic region, the following are encoded:
- a CDS encoding nuclear transport factor 2 family protein, with amino-acid sequence MSEFLQRFASGFAALDKHNLDRLGELYSDDIQFRDPLHEIHGLADLRRYFEQLYANVRELHFDFQGYDQVAEGEGYLRWTMRYRHPRLSGGEEICVPGCSHLRWRDGRVYSHRDFFDAGNLLYEHLPVFGSVIRWLKGRLA; translated from the coding sequence ATGAGCGAATTTCTGCAGCGTTTCGCCAGTGGCTTCGCCGCCCTGGACAAGCACAACCTGGATCGTCTCGGCGAGCTGTACAGCGACGACATTCAGTTTCGCGACCCGCTGCATGAGATTCATGGGTTGGCCGATCTGCGGCGCTACTTCGAGCAGCTGTACGCCAACGTTCGCGAACTGCACTTCGACTTTCAGGGTTATGACCAGGTTGCCGAGGGTGAGGGCTATTTGCGCTGGACGATGCGCTATCGCCATCCGCGCCTCAGTGGGGGTGAGGAGATCTGCGTACCCGGCTGCTCCCACCTGCGCTGGCGCGATGGTCGCGTATACAGCCATCGCGATTTCTTCGACGCCGGCAACCTGCTTTACGAACACCTGCCTGTATTCGGCTCGGTCATTCGCTGGCTGAAAGGCAGGCTGGCATGA
- the phrB gene encoding deoxyribodipyrimidine photo-lyase, protein MQLMWFRTDLRVTDNSALAAAMQAGPTVAVFLLSPAQWRQHDDAPSKVDFWLRNLAELSVELQRLNVPLLIREADEWSAAPRVLAKLAQELEATAVHANDEYGVNETRRDRDVAAALDERGVNFNSHLDRLLFKPGSVLTRTGTYFKVYSQFRGVCYQRLHSALPPLVALPKAQAKLKIDADQVPSNVAGFETPSQALRDTWPAGEQVARERLQRFADEWIEDYHDNRDFPARPGTSQLSAYLAAGVVSPRQCLHTALNINQGEFESGNQGAVTWVNELIWREFYTHILVGYPRVSMHRAFRPDTEALPWRNAGKELQAWQEGRTGIPIIDAAMRQLLETGWMHNRLRMVVAMFLTKNLLIDWREGERFFMRHLIDGDLAANNGGWQWSASTGTDSVPYFRIFNPVSQSQRFDPDGRFIRHWLPELAKLSDKAIHDPHAGSKGQKGLFGSSPDYPLPIVDLRASRQRALDAFKNLPSASEPS, encoded by the coding sequence TTGCAACTGATGTGGTTTCGAACCGACCTGCGCGTCACCGATAACAGCGCGCTGGCTGCGGCCATGCAGGCCGGGCCTACCGTCGCCGTATTCCTGCTCAGCCCGGCTCAGTGGCGCCAGCACGACGATGCACCGAGCAAGGTGGATTTCTGGCTGCGCAACCTGGCCGAATTGAGTGTGGAACTGCAGCGCCTCAACGTGCCGCTGCTGATTCGCGAGGCCGATGAATGGAGCGCAGCGCCCAGGGTGCTCGCCAAGCTGGCCCAGGAACTGGAAGCCACTGCAGTGCACGCCAACGATGAGTACGGCGTCAACGAAACCCGCCGCGACCGTGATGTCGCCGCCGCACTGGACGAACGTGGCGTCAACTTCAACAGCCACCTCGACCGCCTGCTGTTCAAGCCCGGCAGCGTGCTGACTCGCACGGGCACCTACTTCAAGGTTTACAGCCAGTTCCGTGGTGTCTGCTATCAGCGCCTGCACAGCGCGCTGCCGCCTCTGGTGGCACTGCCAAAGGCGCAAGCCAAGCTGAAGATCGACGCCGATCAGGTGCCGAGCAACGTCGCCGGCTTCGAAACGCCAAGCCAGGCGCTGCGCGATACCTGGCCGGCCGGCGAGCAGGTCGCTCGCGAACGGCTGCAGCGCTTCGCTGATGAATGGATCGAGGATTATCACGACAACCGCGACTTTCCCGCGCGCCCCGGCACCAGCCAGCTTTCCGCCTATCTGGCGGCGGGCGTGGTATCGCCACGTCAGTGCCTGCACACGGCGCTGAACATCAATCAGGGTGAGTTCGAAAGCGGCAATCAGGGCGCCGTCACCTGGGTCAACGAGCTGATCTGGCGAGAGTTCTACACCCATATTCTGGTCGGCTATCCACGGGTATCCATGCACCGCGCCTTCCGCCCAGACACCGAAGCCCTGCCGTGGCGCAATGCTGGCAAGGAACTACAGGCGTGGCAGGAAGGCCGCACCGGCATCCCGATCATCGACGCGGCGATGCGCCAGTTGCTGGAAACCGGCTGGATGCACAACCGCCTGCGCATGGTGGTGGCGATGTTCCTGACCAAGAACCTGCTGATCGACTGGCGCGAGGGCGAGCGCTTCTTCATGCGCCACCTGATCGACGGCGACCTCGCCGCCAACAACGGTGGCTGGCAGTGGAGCGCGTCGACCGGCACCGACTCGGTGCCCTACTTCCGCATCTTCAATCCGGTCAGCCAGTCCCAGCGTTTCGATCCGGATGGCCGCTTCATCCGCCACTGGCTGCCGGAACTGGCCAAGCTCAGCGACAAGGCGATTCACGACCCGCACGCCGGTAGCAAGGGGCAGAAGGGTCTGTTCGGCAGCAGCCCGGACTACCCACTGCCCATCGTCGATCTGCGCGCCAGCCGCCAACGTGCCCTGGATGCGTTCAAGAATCTGCCCTCGGCAAGCGAGCCCTCATGA
- a CDS encoding YbgA family protein, producing MPASPLHREKPKLGVSACLLGAEVRYNGGHKASRLCLDQLSDYFEFVPFCPEVAIGLGTPREPIRLVGDPAAPRAVGTVHPDKDHTEALTAYGEQVAADLPPICGYIVMQQSPSCGLERVKVYQDNGHPSEPKGRGLYTAVLCERHPNLPIEEDGRLNDPVLRENFLTRVFTYAQWQALCESGLSRGKLIAFHARHKYLLMATDPLRYKRLGRLLSDLSGQDLHSLAEHYIGELMTALKRCATRGTHANVLQHLSGYLKSSLSAAEKQEMQQLIEQYRQGIVPLVVPLTLLKHHFRQHPDSYIEQQVYLQPHPENLSLRNAL from the coding sequence AAGTGCGCTACAACGGCGGCCACAAGGCCTCCCGGCTATGCCTGGATCAGTTGAGCGACTATTTCGAGTTCGTGCCCTTCTGCCCGGAAGTCGCCATTGGCCTGGGTACGCCGCGCGAGCCGATCCGCCTGGTGGGTGACCCGGCAGCGCCCCGTGCCGTGGGCACCGTACATCCTGACAAGGATCACACCGAGGCGCTGACCGCCTATGGCGAGCAGGTGGCTGCCGATTTGCCACCGATCTGCGGCTATATCGTCATGCAGCAGTCGCCGTCCTGTGGCCTGGAACGGGTCAAGGTCTATCAGGACAACGGTCACCCCAGCGAGCCGAAAGGCCGCGGCCTGTACACCGCGGTGCTGTGCGAACGCCACCCAAACCTGCCCATCGAGGAAGATGGCCGGCTCAACGACCCGGTGCTGCGTGAGAACTTCCTGACCCGGGTATTCACCTACGCGCAGTGGCAGGCGCTCTGTGAATCCGGCCTGAGCCGCGGCAAGCTGATCGCATTCCATGCCCGCCACAAATACCTGCTGATGGCCACCGATCCACTGCGCTACAAACGCCTCGGTCGCCTACTCAGCGATTTGTCCGGGCAGGATCTACACAGCCTGGCCGAGCACTACATCGGCGAACTGATGACCGCGCTGAAACGCTGCGCGACGCGCGGCACGCATGCCAACGTGCTGCAACACCTGAGCGGCTACCTGAAAAGCTCCCTGAGCGCCGCGGAAAAGCAGGAAATGCAGCAGCTCATCGAGCAGTACCGGCAGGGCATCGTGCCACTGGTGGTGCCGCTGACCCTGCTCAAGCACCACTTCCGCCAGCACCCCGACAGCTACATCGAGCAGCAGGTCTACCTGCAACCGCACCCGGAAAACCTCAGCCTGCGGAACGCCCTATGA
- a CDS encoding MerR family transcriptional regulator: MNQPISPEPSAEAYRDAIADGYLPIRDVASLTGVNPVTLRAWERRYGLIVPHRTAKGHRLYSPEQVQTIHAVLGWLNRGVSVGQVKGLLRADQPLPADQASQWQEKREQLCHAIHLLDERQLDERFNAELALYPPQILCQHLLLPLLAILEERWPQRAGAKTERLFLHSWLRSKLGARVYHDNRQHNGKPLLLINLCQVPMSPQLWLCAWLIGTAGCPVDAFDGPIPPSELPLAIARLQPRALLLFCEADSNPDAESSLREWLGDHGIPCLLIGVQDQARGEQLIANAPEGADITFMADPLAALQVLADRHLLE, encoded by the coding sequence ATGAACCAACCAATCTCTCCAGAGCCGAGCGCCGAGGCTTACCGCGATGCCATTGCCGACGGCTACCTGCCGATCCGCGACGTGGCCAGCCTGACTGGCGTGAATCCGGTCACCCTGCGCGCCTGGGAGCGCCGTTACGGCCTGATCGTGCCGCACCGTACCGCCAAGGGCCACCGCCTGTACTCCCCGGAGCAGGTGCAGACCATCCACGCCGTGCTCGGCTGGCTCAATCGCGGCGTATCGGTCGGCCAGGTCAAGGGTCTGCTGCGTGCCGATCAGCCGCTGCCAGCCGACCAGGCCTCGCAGTGGCAGGAAAAACGTGAGCAGCTGTGCCATGCCATCCACTTGCTCGACGAGCGCCAGCTGGACGAACGCTTCAATGCCGAACTGGCTCTCTACCCGCCACAGATTCTTTGCCAGCACCTGCTCCTGCCGCTGCTGGCAATCCTGGAGGAGCGCTGGCCACAGCGCGCCGGCGCGAAGACCGAGCGGCTGTTCCTGCACAGCTGGTTGCGCAGCAAGCTCGGCGCACGGGTCTACCACGACAACCGCCAGCACAATGGCAAGCCGCTGCTGCTGATCAATCTCTGCCAGGTACCGATGTCGCCGCAGCTGTGGCTGTGCGCCTGGCTGATCGGCACCGCCGGCTGCCCGGTCGACGCCTTCGACGGGCCGATTCCGCCCAGTGAACTGCCGCTGGCAATCGCCCGCCTGCAACCCCGCGCCCTGCTGCTGTTCTGCGAAGCGGACTCCAACCCCGATGCCGAGTCGTCGCTGCGTGAGTGGCTGGGCGACCACGGAATTCCCTGCCTGCTGATCGGGGTTCAAGACCAGGCGCGTGGTGAGCAACTGATCGCCAATGCACCAGAGGGCGCAGACATCACTTTCATGGCCGATCCCCTGGCAGCGTTGCAAGTGCTCGCTGATCGCCATCTGCTCGAATAG